A part of Anabas testudineus chromosome 9, fAnaTes1.2, whole genome shotgun sequence genomic DNA contains:
- the LOC113151109 gene encoding hydroxycarboxylic acid receptor 2-like, protein MKCYFNGTLLISVLPPLLVTEFVLGVVGNGLALWIFCFHLKPWKSSTVLLFNLAVADFLLNMVLPLRASYYVSGISWKFGGALCNICLFMLAMNRSGSAFFLMAIAVDRYMRVVHPHHPINSLSVSKALLGALGLWLLTISMTAHLFSLQHGNSTYCESFMIDTETQHNITWHKFVFLFSFYVPLSVILYCTVHIISHLRGRQLGQHAKIKKALFFIIVVVLLFTICFLPSTITQMLIWIKKYKLAHADGQVCPALENLTTTFYITVSLTYLNSGLDPVVYYFSSPAFKNICRKALHLAQADTVESTEKKTRETGSQSLSQL, encoded by the coding sequence aTGAAGTGCTATTTCAATGGAACTCTGCTGATCAGTGTGCTCCCTCCACTGCTGGTGACTGAGTTTGTTCTGGGAGTCGTTGGAAATGGTCTGGCTCTCTGGATCTTCTGCTTCCACCTGAAGCCCTGGAAGAGCAGCACAGTGTTGCTCTTCAATCTGGCTGTGGCTGATTTTCTGCTCAACATGGTTTTGCCTCTGCGTGCTAGTTACTACGTCTCTGGGATCTCATGGAAGTTTGGAGGTGCCCTGTGCAACATCTGCCTCTTCATGTTGGCTATGAACCGCAGTGGAAGCGCCTTCTTCTTGATGGCCATCGCTGTGGACAGGTACATGCGTGTGGTGCATCCCCATCATCCCATCAACTCTCTGAGTGTGTCTAAAGCCCTGCTCGGAGCACTCGGACTGTGGCTGCTCACCATTTCAATGACCGCTCATCTCTTCAGTTTACAACATGGCAACTCAACTTACTGCGAGAGCTTCATGATTGATACTGAGACACAGCATAACATCACTTGGCAcaagtttgtgtttctcttttccttctacGTGCCTCTGTCTGTGATCCTCTACTGCACAGTCCACATCATCAGCCACCTGAGAGGGAGACAGCTGGGCCAGCATGCCAAAATCAAAAAGGCTCTGTTCTTCATCATAGTAGTGGTGCTGCTCTTCACCATTTGCTTTCTGCCTAGTACCATTACACAAATGCTAATTTGGATCAAGAAATATAAGTTGGCTCATGCCGATGGCCAAGTCTGTCCTGCACTGGAGAACCTGACGACCACATTTTACATCACCGTTAGCCTGACCTATCTCAACAGCGGACTGGACCCTGTGGTGTACTACTTCTCCAGTCCTGCCTTCAAGAACATCTGCAGGAAAGCTCTTCATCTGGCTCAAGCAGACACTGTTGAAAGTACAGAGAAGAAAACGCGAGAAACGGGATCCCAGTCGCTCAGCCAGCTGTGa